Proteins found in one Pseudomonas sp. P8_241 genomic segment:
- a CDS encoding PA2817 family protein, with product MSNIVADHLVLLDHLRSILVAVGEAEQVPEESHALFLERFDELLASLPIDPIESQYLGQDILTQVISRYPQIAHLIPRDLLWYFAGDCLHYLADEEIDLYQALEERRFEAEQNDEPFDWNQEKQLLALSNQDSKH from the coding sequence GTGTCCAACATCGTTGCCGATCATCTCGTTTTACTCGACCACCTGCGCAGCATCCTGGTCGCCGTAGGTGAGGCCGAACAGGTTCCCGAAGAAAGCCATGCCTTGTTCCTGGAGCGCTTCGACGAACTGCTGGCGTCACTGCCGATCGATCCGATCGAAAGCCAATACCTGGGCCAGGACATCCTGACTCAAGTCATTTCCCGTTATCCGCAAATCGCCCACCTGATTCCACGGGATCTGCTGTGGTATTTCGCCGGCGACTGCCTGCACTACTTGGCCGATGAAGAAATCGACCTGTATCAGGCACTGGAAGAACGTCGCTTCGAAGCCGAGCAGAATGACGAGCCTTTCGACTGGAACCAGGAGAAACAACTGCTGGCGCTGTCGAACCAGGACAGCAAGCACTGA
- a CDS encoding serine-tRNA(Ala) deacylase AlaX, with protein sequence MTLRLFFHSDELKANVEVLECIPHENEFAVVLRATLFHPQGGGQPSDTGWIGESQVLRVVQDPERIIHFVDLPVRLGMTVIRVDEHSRWLNTRMHSAGHLIGHFVQALGWMPVKAHHWPGEGRVQFMPGNSAQDVDALAVQQGIKHWVSHDLPRLTSLREGAREIGFGELPAYGCGGTHVRSLKDLGVVTIDSLSNKKGALSVHYHVG encoded by the coding sequence ATGACGCTGCGCCTTTTTTTCCATAGCGATGAGCTCAAGGCCAACGTGGAAGTCCTGGAATGCATCCCTCACGAGAACGAGTTTGCCGTGGTCTTGCGTGCCACCCTGTTTCACCCACAAGGCGGTGGACAGCCTTCTGATACAGGCTGGATTGGCGAAAGCCAGGTATTGCGAGTGGTTCAGGACCCCGAGCGGATCATCCATTTCGTCGACCTGCCGGTAAGACTCGGCATGACAGTCATACGGGTCGATGAACACAGTCGCTGGCTCAACACACGCATGCACTCCGCCGGTCATCTGATCGGTCACTTCGTCCAGGCTTTGGGCTGGATGCCCGTCAAGGCACATCACTGGCCAGGTGAAGGTCGCGTTCAGTTCATGCCCGGGAATTCCGCGCAGGATGTCGATGCCCTGGCTGTTCAGCAAGGCATCAAGCATTGGGTCAGCCACGATCTGCCGCGCCTGACCTCGCTGCGCGAAGGTGCTCGGGAAATCGGTTTCGGTGAGCTGCCCGCCTATGGCTGTGGCGGCACCCATGTCCGAAGCCTGAAGGACCTTGGCGTTGTCACGATCGATTCCCTTTCGAACAAGAAAGGCGCGTTGTCCGTCCACTATCACGTGGGCTGA
- a CDS encoding glutathione S-transferase family protein, with product MLKIWGRKNSSNVRKPLWAAEELGLAYETIDAGGAFGVVDTPEYRVMNPNGRVPVIEDDGFVLWESNAIVRYLMARHASGTAWYPADLQARASADKWMDWTTSNLAGPFRTVFWGVLRTPADQQDWPAIKAAIKECETLLAMADQALADKPWLSGDEIGMGDIPLGSFIYAWFEMPIERAPQPHLEAWYARLKQRPAYRKAVMTALT from the coding sequence ATGCTGAAGATCTGGGGTCGGAAAAATTCGTCGAATGTCAGAAAGCCGCTGTGGGCCGCCGAAGAATTGGGGCTGGCCTATGAAACCATCGATGCGGGCGGCGCCTTTGGTGTCGTCGATACGCCTGAGTACCGTGTGATGAACCCCAACGGCCGTGTACCGGTCATTGAAGATGACGGCTTTGTCCTGTGGGAATCCAATGCCATCGTGCGCTACCTGATGGCCCGCCACGCCAGCGGCACAGCCTGGTACCCGGCGGACCTGCAGGCCCGCGCCAGCGCCGACAAGTGGATGGACTGGACTACGTCAAATCTGGCCGGCCCGTTCCGCACCGTGTTCTGGGGCGTGCTGCGCACCCCCGCCGACCAACAGGACTGGCCCGCGATCAAGGCGGCGATCAAAGAGTGCGAGACCCTGCTGGCGATGGCCGACCAGGCGCTGGCGGACAAACCCTGGCTGTCCGGTGACGAGATCGGCATGGGCGACATTCCCCTGGGCAGTTTCATTTATGCCTGGTTCGAGATGCCGATCGAGCGTGCGCCGCAGCCTCATCTGGAGGCCTGGTACGCCCGGTTGAAACAGCGTCCGGCGTATCGCAAGGCCGTTATGACCGCGTTGACTTAA
- a CDS encoding transglutaminase-like domain-containing protein has protein sequence MHEYLRPGRFIDSDHPCVVEFAEKHRGARRDPLEQAINLYYAVREAVRYNPYTFSRDPQTLRGSYALATGESYCVPKATLLAGAARHCGIPARIGLADVRNHLSTPRLLELLKSDMFAMHGYTEFYLNDRWVKATPAFNQKLCELFNVAPLEFDGINDSVFHPYNRDGEKLMEYLVDHGQFADVPEQFFFEHLEKCYPHLFGDQLTPLLGDMQSDLSRA, from the coding sequence ATGCACGAGTATCTGCGTCCCGGCCGCTTCATCGATAGTGACCACCCGTGCGTGGTGGAGTTCGCCGAAAAACACCGTGGTGCCCGCCGCGACCCGCTTGAGCAGGCGATCAATCTCTATTACGCCGTGCGCGAGGCGGTGCGCTACAACCCCTACACCTTCAGCCGCGACCCGCAAACCTTGCGCGGCAGTTATGCGCTGGCGACCGGCGAAAGTTACTGCGTGCCCAAAGCCACTTTGCTGGCAGGTGCAGCGCGACATTGCGGCATTCCTGCACGGATCGGTCTGGCGGACGTGCGCAATCATTTGTCCACGCCTCGCCTGCTTGAGTTACTCAAGAGCGACATGTTTGCCATGCACGGCTACACCGAGTTCTATTTGAATGATCGCTGGGTCAAGGCCACACCCGCGTTCAATCAGAAACTCTGCGAGCTGTTCAATGTGGCGCCGCTGGAGTTCGACGGGATCAACGACAGTGTTTTCCACCCGTACAACCGTGATGGCGAGAAGCTGATGGAATATCTGGTCGATCATGGCCAGTTTGCCGATGTGCCGGAACAGTTCTTTTTCGAGCACCTGGAAAAGTGTTATCCGCACTTGTTCGGCGATCAGCTGACACCGCTGCTGGGTGACATGCAGAGCGATTTGAGTCGCGCGTGA
- a CDS encoding LysE family translocator, whose protein sequence is MLSNYLGEFLALATVHFLAVVAPGPDFAVTIRQSVRFGRVVGVCTALGIGAGISVHVLYTLLGVGALMHTIPWLLTMAKVVGGTYILYLGVSLLRSKPKSLPEVQKAGDEPLAEQTLFKAFSTGFLTNATNPKATLFFLAIFTTIISATTPLKIQALYGVWMCLVNALWFVIVALFFSSSQVRLLFMRLGHWFERTMGVILILFAGRLILSM, encoded by the coding sequence ATGCTTTCGAACTACCTGGGCGAATTTCTGGCATTGGCGACCGTCCACTTTCTAGCGGTGGTCGCTCCCGGGCCAGATTTCGCCGTGACAATCCGGCAGAGCGTACGCTTCGGTCGAGTGGTCGGGGTCTGTACGGCGCTGGGTATCGGCGCAGGTATTTCCGTGCACGTGCTTTACACATTGCTGGGCGTCGGCGCATTGATGCACACGATTCCCTGGCTACTGACGATGGCCAAAGTCGTGGGAGGTACCTACATCTTGTATCTCGGCGTGAGCTTGCTGCGCAGCAAACCTAAATCGTTACCGGAAGTTCAAAAGGCTGGCGATGAACCGCTAGCCGAGCAAACGCTCTTCAAGGCCTTCTCCACAGGTTTTCTGACCAACGCGACCAATCCAAAAGCCACACTGTTTTTCCTGGCGATTTTCACCACGATTATCAGCGCCACCACACCCCTGAAGATACAGGCGTTGTACGGCGTTTGGATGTGTTTGGTGAATGCCCTGTGGTTCGTCATCGTTGCGCTGTTCTTTTCCAGCAGCCAGGTGAGGTTGCTGTTCATGCGGCTGGGGCACTGGTTTGAACGGACCATGGGAGTGATTCTGATTTTATTCGCCGGAAGGCTGATTCTGTCGATGTAA
- a CDS encoding PLP-dependent aminotransferase family protein: MELRIDRQALVPVVQQIVDALTCWLRSSAVTPGVRLPSVRQIARINLLSQSSVSEACDRLVTQGLLLSCHRGGYWVADLAALVQESSEERGAIKPVSTLSELRLGCGGLPESWRETDDLGYAIRQVSRTDMAGLFNYSTPLGLPALRQQILKRLKQLGIEASDNRIVTTAGASQGLDLIVRTLFKPGDQVVVESPGHPLLFDLLKLHGIGLVEVPRTPRGPDLEVLEQLILKHRPRGLFINSFHHNPTGSSVTPLMARKILQLVNNHDVLLIEDDVYADFYTGPGTRLAALDENVIYVGSYSKTLSSSLRVGFVVANAGIVSRLAEIKMISSMGGSRFCEAVLACLLANGAYRKLVQRQEQRLCSNRLSALQLLEDAEWEVFGKPAGGLFIWARSRMSDADQVREQARRFGVLLSPSSAFSPTGQSSDWQRINVAYACDPRARAFFQATAADRPQTF; this comes from the coding sequence ATGGAGTTGAGAATTGATCGACAGGCATTGGTGCCGGTCGTACAGCAAATCGTTGATGCATTGACCTGCTGGCTTCGCTCCAGTGCAGTAACGCCCGGCGTGCGCTTGCCTTCGGTGCGGCAAATCGCACGAATCAATTTGCTCAGCCAGTCGAGTGTTTCAGAGGCCTGCGACCGTCTGGTCACACAAGGCTTGCTCCTGTCATGTCATCGGGGCGGCTATTGGGTTGCCGATCTGGCGGCGCTCGTGCAGGAGAGCTCGGAGGAAAGGGGAGCAATCAAGCCTGTCTCAACGTTGAGCGAGTTGCGATTGGGTTGCGGCGGATTACCCGAGAGCTGGCGCGAGACAGACGATCTGGGGTATGCGATTCGCCAGGTCAGCCGCACCGACATGGCTGGACTTTTCAACTACAGCACGCCATTGGGGTTGCCAGCTTTGCGCCAGCAGATCCTCAAGCGCCTCAAACAGTTGGGTATCGAGGCGTCGGATAATCGAATCGTGACTACGGCAGGGGCCAGTCAAGGGCTCGACCTGATTGTACGAACGTTGTTCAAGCCGGGCGATCAGGTAGTCGTTGAAAGCCCGGGCCATCCCTTGTTGTTCGATCTGCTCAAACTACATGGCATCGGCCTGGTCGAGGTGCCACGAACCCCGCGTGGGCCGGACCTGGAGGTCCTTGAGCAGTTGATACTCAAGCACCGGCCCCGGGGGCTGTTCATCAATAGCTTCCACCACAACCCGACCGGCAGCAGTGTTACCCCGCTCATGGCGCGAAAGATTCTGCAACTGGTCAATAACCATGATGTTCTGTTGATCGAAGACGATGTCTACGCGGATTTCTACACCGGCCCCGGTACGCGATTAGCAGCACTGGATGAAAACGTGATTTACGTCGGCAGTTACTCCAAGACATTGAGCAGTTCCTTGCGGGTCGGTTTCGTGGTGGCCAACGCCGGGATTGTTTCGCGCCTGGCCGAGATCAAGATGATCAGCAGCATGGGGGGGTCTCGATTTTGCGAAGCGGTACTGGCATGTCTTTTGGCCAATGGTGCATATCGCAAGCTGGTACAGCGCCAGGAACAACGCTTGTGCAGTAACAGACTGTCTGCCTTGCAGTTGCTGGAAGACGCCGAGTGGGAGGTTTTCGGAAAGCCGGCAGGGGGGTTGTTCATTTGGGCACGTTCACGAATGTCAGACGCCGATCAGGTGCGCGAGCAGGCGCGACGCTTTGGCGTCTTGCTGTCACCGAGTTCAGCCTTCAGCCCTACCGGCCAGTCCAGTGACTGGCAGCGCATCAATGTGGCCTATGCCTGCGATCCCCGTGCGCGAGCATTCTTCCAGGCCACCGCTGCGGATCGACCTCAAACATTCTGA
- a CDS encoding acyl-CoA dehydrogenase: MLLLWILVLVVGIAYLAHRRIAPLPALGIVAVYVVAMGAFSHAPGWLLLIFWVLIAAIAAPLLLPDLRRKFFSAPMFDWFQKTLPPMSQTERDAIDAGTVWWDGELFSGRPDWNKLLSYPKVQLNEEEQAFIDGPTEELCAMVSDWELGQTMDLPAEAWAFIKDKGFFALIIPKEFGGKGFSAYAHSQVAMKLASHSGDLASTVMVPNSLGPAELLLHYGTDEQRNHYLPRLARGDDIPCFALTGPLAGSDAGGMPDTGVICKGEWEGQETLGLRLNWEKRYITLGPVATLLGLAFKAYDPDHLLGDKEDLGISLALIPTDLPGVDIGRRHLPLGAAFMNGPNAGKDVFVPLEFLIGGQEMLGKGWMMLMNCLSVGRSISLPAVGSGMAKFTSLVTGQYAQIREQFNVPIAAFEGIQEAMARIGGNAWMMDAARMLTANAVDLGEKPSVLSAILKYHLTERARDCISDAMDVHGGKAIIEGPNNYLARKWCGAPIFITVEGANILSRNLMIFGQGAIRCHPFVLKEMALAGREDKDQALKEFDDLLLQHIGFAVSNAASTLVLNLGFGHLEHTPGDKLSQGYFRALNRQAAAFALLADLSMMLLGGALKRRERLSARLGDILSNLYLASAALKRYHDLDAPEYMTPLLTWAMEESLGQAERAMDELLNNFPNRVVGCLLRVIVFPLGRRHKGPSDSLGAEVAAIIGRAKGDPALEELLLGCYRPQSPDDAVGALQHACNLLSTAQPLQKKLHLALKSGQLKPVAGEHVIDAALEAGVLQPVEAQTLREAEAAQRKVIDVDDFDKEELALADRKVR, encoded by the coding sequence ATGCTGCTGTTGTGGATACTGGTTCTGGTGGTCGGGATTGCCTATTTGGCTCACCGCCGCATTGCGCCTCTGCCTGCCCTGGGCATCGTGGCTGTCTATGTCGTGGCCATGGGGGCCTTCAGCCACGCACCGGGCTGGCTGCTGCTGATTTTCTGGGTATTGATCGCGGCAATTGCCGCCCCCTTGTTGCTGCCCGACCTGCGCCGTAAATTCTTCAGCGCACCGATGTTCGACTGGTTCCAGAAAACCCTGCCACCGATGTCGCAAACCGAACGCGACGCCATCGATGCCGGTACGGTGTGGTGGGATGGCGAGTTGTTCAGCGGCCGTCCGGACTGGAACAAACTGCTTTCCTACCCCAAAGTGCAATTGAACGAAGAAGAACAGGCCTTCATCGACGGCCCGACAGAAGAACTGTGCGCCATGGTCAGTGACTGGGAGCTGGGCCAGACCATGGATCTTCCTGCCGAGGCCTGGGCCTTTATCAAGGACAAAGGTTTCTTCGCCCTGATCATTCCCAAGGAGTTTGGTGGTAAGGGCTTCTCGGCCTATGCCCACTCGCAAGTCGCGATGAAACTGGCCAGCCACAGCGGCGACCTCGCCTCCACCGTGATGGTCCCCAACTCCCTCGGCCCGGCCGAACTGCTACTGCACTACGGCACCGATGAACAACGCAACCACTACCTGCCGCGCCTGGCACGGGGTGACGACATTCCCTGTTTCGCCCTCACTGGGCCCTTGGCCGGTTCCGATGCCGGTGGCATGCCCGACACCGGGGTAATCTGCAAAGGTGAGTGGGAAGGCCAGGAAACCCTGGGCCTGCGCCTGAACTGGGAAAAGCGCTACATCACCCTCGGACCGGTCGCCACCCTCCTCGGCCTGGCATTCAAGGCCTACGACCCGGATCATCTGTTGGGCGACAAGGAAGACCTGGGCATCAGCCTGGCGCTGATTCCAACCGATCTTCCCGGCGTCGATATCGGTCGCCGCCACCTGCCTTTGGGCGCTGCCTTCATGAACGGTCCGAATGCGGGCAAGGATGTGTTCGTACCGCTGGAGTTCCTCATCGGCGGTCAGGAAATGCTCGGCAAGGGCTGGATGATGCTGATGAATTGCCTGTCGGTCGGGCGCTCGATTTCCCTGCCGGCGGTGGGTTCCGGTATGGCCAAGTTCACCAGCCTGGTGACGGGCCAGTACGCGCAGATTCGCGAACAGTTCAACGTCCCGATTGCCGCGTTCGAAGGCATCCAGGAAGCCATGGCCCGTATCGGCGGCAACGCCTGGATGATGGACGCCGCCCGCATGCTGACTGCCAACGCCGTGGATCTGGGTGAGAAGCCGTCGGTCCTGTCGGCCATTCTCAAGTACCACCTCACCGAGCGGGCCCGCGATTGCATCAGCGATGCCATGGACGTGCACGGCGGCAAGGCGATCATTGAGGGGCCGAACAATTACCTCGCGCGCAAATGGTGCGGTGCGCCGATTTTCATCACCGTCGAGGGCGCGAACATTCTTTCGCGCAACCTGATGATCTTCGGTCAGGGCGCGATTCGCTGCCATCCCTTTGTGCTAAAGGAAATGGCCCTCGCCGGCCGCGAAGACAAGGATCAGGCACTCAAGGAGTTTGACGACCTGCTGCTCCAGCACATCGGTTTTGCCGTGAGTAACGCCGCCAGCACGTTGGTGCTGAACCTCGGTTTTGGACACTTGGAGCACACGCCCGGCGACAAACTCAGCCAGGGTTATTTCCGCGCCCTCAATCGTCAGGCCGCCGCTTTTGCCTTGCTCGCCGACCTCAGCATGATGTTGCTGGGCGGCGCACTGAAACGCCGCGAACGCCTCTCCGCACGACTCGGTGACATCCTGAGCAATCTTTACCTGGCATCCGCCGCGCTCAAGCGTTATCACGACCTCGACGCGCCGGAGTACATGACACCGCTGCTGACCTGGGCCATGGAAGAAAGTCTGGGGCAGGCCGAACGGGCCATGGATGAACTGCTGAACAACTTCCCGAATAGAGTTGTGGGCTGCCTGCTGCGAGTGATCGTGTTCCCGCTCGGTCGCCGGCACAAAGGACCGTCCGACAGCCTCGGTGCCGAAGTGGCTGCAATTATCGGCCGCGCCAAAGGCGACCCGGCCCTGGAGGAATTGCTCTTGGGCTGCTATCGCCCACAGTCGCCCGACGATGCGGTCGGGGCCCTGCAACATGCCTGCAACCTGTTGAGCACAGCGCAGCCCTTGCAGAAAAAACTGCATTTAGCGCTCAAAAGTGGTCAGCTCAAACCGGTTGCCGGGGAACATGTCATCGACGCCGCGCTGGAGGCTGGTGTGTTGCAACCGGTGGAAGCACAAACCCTGCGGGAGGCAGAAGCAGCACAGCGCAAAGTGATCGATGTCGACGATTTCGATAAAGAGGAACTGGCACTGGCCGACCGCAAGGTCCGCTGA
- a CDS encoding LysR family transcriptional regulator, which produces MSINLPLPLLGEMAIFVKVVETGSFSEAARQLGSSPSAVSRSISRLEKALATRLLQRTTRKLRLSDGGEEVFKRCQEMVSAARSVMEVSGQFTDEPEGLVRLSVPKAVGRIVIHPHVPEFLRRYPKVDVELLLEDRQVDLIDDHVDLAIRITDRPPVGLVGRQLLTIDHLLCATPQYLAEHGTPTHPHDLLNHSCIYLGETPSDARWKFKKGSKSVTVGVRGRYAANHTGVRFGAVLQHIGIGSLPYFTARRALEKGLMVQVLPDWTFLASYHGGAWLLHSPTRYLPPKLRVLIDYLVECLEQEPTLTKPGKSSGLNTAVSEYELPESDGLF; this is translated from the coding sequence GTGAGCATAAATCTTCCGCTGCCACTACTGGGTGAAATGGCAATTTTCGTCAAGGTCGTCGAGACCGGCAGCTTCTCCGAAGCGGCACGTCAATTGGGCTCTTCGCCTTCAGCGGTCAGCCGCAGCATTTCGCGGCTGGAAAAAGCGCTGGCAACTCGTCTGCTGCAGAGAACCACGCGCAAGTTACGTTTGAGCGACGGTGGTGAAGAAGTGTTCAAGCGATGCCAGGAAATGGTCAGTGCCGCCCGTTCCGTGATGGAGGTCAGTGGTCAATTTACCGACGAACCCGAGGGCCTTGTGCGTCTCAGTGTGCCAAAAGCGGTCGGTCGAATTGTGATCCACCCGCATGTGCCGGAGTTTTTGCGCCGTTATCCCAAAGTGGATGTGGAACTGTTGCTTGAGGATCGACAGGTGGATTTGATCGATGATCACGTCGACCTGGCGATTCGTATTACCGACCGCCCGCCCGTGGGATTAGTGGGGCGACAGTTGCTGACTATCGACCACCTGCTCTGCGCGACACCGCAATATCTGGCCGAACACGGTACACCGACGCACCCCCATGACTTGCTCAACCACAGCTGCATTTACCTGGGTGAAACCCCGAGCGATGCGCGCTGGAAATTCAAGAAGGGCAGCAAATCCGTCACCGTCGGTGTGCGTGGGCGATATGCCGCCAATCACACGGGCGTGCGATTTGGTGCGGTTCTGCAACACATCGGTATTGGCAGTCTGCCGTACTTCACTGCGCGCCGAGCTCTGGAGAAGGGGTTGATGGTGCAAGTGCTGCCGGACTGGACCTTTTTGGCGTCCTATCATGGCGGTGCCTGGTTGCTGCATTCACCGACCCGATATTTGCCGCCCAAGCTTAGGGTGTTGATTGATTATTTGGTGGAGTGTCTGGAGCAGGAACCGACTCTGACCAAGCCCGGCAAGTCGAGCGGTCTGAATACAGCCGTATCGGAGTATGAACTGCCGGAGAGCGACGGGTTGTTCTGA
- a CDS encoding methyl-accepting chemotaxis protein has product MGAGLNHIVSGLQSGIGQLASSAQSLSAVTEQTNLEVSSQKEETEQVATAMNQMTATVHDVARNAQEAAQAAQTADDKVESGQQVVRQSMVRIEQLADSATAASSSIESLSAEIQNIGAVLSVIKSVAEQTNLLALNAAIEAARAGEQGRGFAVVADEVRALARRTRQSTEEIEHLISALHSAAQESVRQIQGSGELVKLAVSDALQTESALGSIAAAVSLIQRMNQQIAAAAEEQSSVAEEINRSVTSIRASADQSSMAMQGNATSSIQLAQLGVELKGMVGHFRL; this is encoded by the coding sequence ATGGGCGCGGGACTGAACCATATTGTCAGTGGTTTGCAGTCGGGTATCGGGCAATTGGCGAGCTCTGCGCAATCGCTGTCGGCGGTAACAGAGCAGACCAATCTGGAGGTCAGCAGCCAAAAGGAAGAAACCGAACAGGTTGCCACGGCGATGAATCAAATGACCGCCACCGTGCACGACGTCGCGCGCAATGCGCAAGAGGCGGCCCAGGCCGCGCAAACGGCGGATGACAAGGTTGAAAGCGGTCAGCAAGTGGTGCGCCAGAGCATGGTGCGGATCGAACAGCTGGCGGACTCTGCCACTGCGGCCAGTTCGAGCATCGAAAGCCTGAGTGCAGAAATCCAGAATATCGGCGCAGTGTTGAGTGTGATCAAAAGTGTAGCCGAACAAACCAACCTGTTGGCGTTGAACGCGGCAATCGAGGCCGCCCGGGCTGGCGAGCAAGGTCGAGGGTTTGCGGTGGTGGCCGACGAAGTGCGCGCACTGGCCAGGCGGACCCGGCAATCAACCGAGGAAATTGAACACCTGATCAGCGCCTTGCATTCGGCAGCGCAGGAATCAGTGCGGCAGATTCAAGGCAGTGGTGAACTGGTGAAGCTGGCGGTCAGTGATGCGCTGCAGACCGAGAGCGCGCTGGGGAGCATTGCGGCGGCGGTGTCGTTGATTCAGCGGATGAACCAGCAGATTGCCGCCGCTGCCGAGGAGCAGAGCTCAGTGGCTGAGGAGATCAATCGCAGTGTCACCAGCATTCGGGCAAGCGCGGATCAATCATCGATGGCGATGCAGGGGAACGCAACGTCGAGCATTCAGTTGGCGCAGCTGGGAGTTGAACTGAAGGGGATGGTGGGGCATTTCAGGCTTTAA
- a CDS encoding SDR family oxidoreductase produces MSMTFSGQVAVVTGAAAGIGRATAQAFAAEGLKVVVADMDAAGGEGTVALIRTAGGEATFVRCNVTLENEVKNLMDEVINTYGRLDYAFNNAGIEIEKGKLAEGTVDEFDAIMGVNVKGVWLCMKYQLPLLLDQSGGAIVNTASVAGLGAAPKMSIYAASKHAVIGLTKSAAIEYAKKKIRVNAVCPAVIDTDMFRRAYEADPKKGEFANAMHPVGRIGKVEEIASAVLYLCSDGAAFTTGHSLAVDGGVTAF; encoded by the coding sequence ATGAGCATGACCTTTTCCGGCCAGGTGGCAGTGGTGACAGGTGCAGCGGCGGGCATTGGTCGCGCAACTGCTCAGGCATTCGCAGCCGAAGGCCTGAAGGTAGTAGTGGCCGATATGGATGCGGCGGGGGGCGAAGGCACGGTGGCGCTGATTCGTACGGCCGGTGGCGAAGCGACCTTCGTACGCTGCAACGTTACGCTCGAAAACGAAGTGAAAAATCTGATGGATGAGGTGATCAATACCTACGGCCGCCTCGACTATGCCTTCAACAATGCCGGCATTGAGATCGAAAAAGGCAAGCTTGCCGAAGGTACCGTCGACGAATTCGACGCGATCATGGGCGTCAATGTCAAAGGCGTCTGGCTGTGCATGAAGTACCAGTTGCCATTGTTGTTGGACCAGAGTGGCGGTGCGATCGTCAATACCGCTTCAGTCGCCGGCCTCGGGGCGGCGCCAAAAATGAGCATCTACGCGGCATCCAAACATGCAGTGATTGGTCTGACCAAATCGGCCGCCATCGAATACGCCAAGAAAAAGATCCGGGTGAACGCAGTATGTCCGGCAGTCATCGATACCGACATGTTCCGTCGAGCCTATGAAGCAGACCCGAAAAAGGGCGAGTTCGCCAATGCCATGCACCCGGTAGGTCGCATTGGCAAGGTCGAGGAGATTGCCAGCGCGGTGCTGTATCTGTGCAGCGACGGGGCGGCCTTCACCACGGGGCATTCGTTGGCGGTAGACGGTGGCGTCACCGCATTCTGA
- a CDS encoding NADP-dependent oxidoreductase: MTTQTNRQFLLAKRPVGAATRETFTYQEVPVGEPAAGQILVKNQYLSLDPAMRGWMNEGKSYIPPVGLGEVMRALGVGKVVASNNPGFAVGDYVNGALGVQDYFLGEPRGFYKVDPNLAPLPRYLSALGMTGMTAYFALLDVGAPKAGDTVVLSGAAGAVGSIAGQIAKIKGCRVVGIAGGADKCKFLVDELGFDGVIDYKNEDVIAGLKRECPKGVDVYFDNVGGDILDAVLSRLNMKARVVICGAISQYNNKEAVKGPANYLSLLVNRARMEGFVVMDYAAQFAAAGQEMAGWMAKGQLKSKEDIVEGLETFPETLMKLFSGENFGKLVLKV, from the coding sequence ATGACTACCCAGACCAACCGCCAATTCCTGCTCGCCAAACGCCCGGTCGGCGCAGCGACTCGCGAGACGTTCACCTATCAGGAAGTTCCAGTCGGCGAACCGGCGGCGGGTCAGATCCTGGTAAAAAACCAATACCTGTCCCTGGACCCGGCGATGCGTGGCTGGATGAACGAAGGCAAGTCCTACATCCCGCCAGTCGGTCTCGGCGAAGTCATGCGGGCATTGGGTGTAGGCAAGGTCGTCGCCTCGAATAACCCGGGTTTTGCCGTCGGCGACTACGTCAACGGTGCCCTCGGAGTGCAGGATTATTTCCTCGGTGAGCCGCGAGGTTTTTACAAGGTCGATCCGAATCTGGCGCCGCTACCGCGCTACTTGTCTGCGCTGGGCATGACCGGGATGACTGCATATTTCGCCCTGCTCGACGTCGGCGCTCCGAAAGCCGGTGACACGGTAGTGCTCTCAGGCGCGGCGGGGGCAGTGGGCAGCATTGCCGGTCAGATCGCCAAGATCAAAGGATGCCGGGTCGTCGGCATCGCCGGTGGCGCGGACAAGTGCAAGTTCCTGGTCGATGAACTGGGGTTTGACGGAGTAATCGATTACAAGAACGAAGATGTGATCGCCGGCCTCAAACGCGAGTGCCCGAAAGGTGTGGACGTGTATTTCGATAACGTCGGTGGCGACATTCTCGACGCCGTGTTGAGCCGTCTGAACATGAAAGCGCGGGTGGTGATTTGCGGTGCGATCAGCCAGTACAACAACAAGGAAGCGGTCAAAGGCCCGGCCAACTACCTGTCGCTCCTGGTCAACCGTGCGCGGATGGAAGGGTTTGTGGTGATGGACTATGCCGCACAGTTCGCCGCTGCCGGGCAGGAAATGGCCGGCTGGATGGCCAAAGGGCAACTCAAGAGCAAGGAAGACATTGTCGAAGGTCTGGAGACTTTTCCAGAGACGCTGATGAAGTTGTTCAGCGGGGAGAATTTCGGAAAGTTGGTGCTGAAGGTTTAA